A single genomic interval of Candidatus Binataceae bacterium harbors:
- the proC gene encoding pyrroline-5-carboxylate reductase, whose translation MKAKRKLGFIGAGNMAEALARGLIETKIFKASELIASDVDAARRRKFKSALKIEVTTDNLEVLGAARAVLFAVKPQTIDAVLMELARGGGDGSSRKGGLADKLFVSIAAGVTLNRLESALGGGARVIRVMPNAPAMVGQGMAALVRGRHATRADEAFALRIFRAVGDAVALKDEAMLDAVTALSGSGPAYVYLFAKSLADAAVAQGLPAELALRMALKTIRGAEENMRRSPMKAEELIRIVASPGGTTEAALKQLGADGFSDIVAHAIQAAAERSRELGRVS comes from the coding sequence ATGAAAGCGAAGAGAAAGCTGGGGTTTATCGGCGCGGGCAACATGGCCGAAGCGCTCGCCCGCGGCCTCATCGAAACCAAGATCTTCAAAGCCTCGGAATTGATCGCCTCCGATGTTGACGCGGCGCGCCGGCGCAAATTCAAGAGCGCGCTCAAGATCGAGGTCACCACCGACAACCTCGAAGTGCTCGGCGCCGCGCGCGCAGTGCTCTTCGCCGTCAAGCCGCAGACCATCGATGCCGTGCTGATGGAGCTCGCACGCGGGGGCGGCGACGGGTCGTCGCGCAAGGGCGGCCTCGCGGACAAACTCTTCGTTTCGATCGCGGCCGGGGTCACGCTCAACCGGCTGGAGAGCGCGCTCGGCGGAGGCGCGCGCGTCATTCGGGTCATGCCGAACGCGCCCGCGATGGTTGGCCAAGGGATGGCGGCGCTGGTGCGCGGACGCCATGCGACCCGCGCCGACGAAGCCTTCGCGCTCAGGATTTTCCGCGCCGTCGGCGACGCAGTGGCGCTTAAGGACGAGGCAATGCTCGACGCGGTCACCGCGCTCTCGGGCAGCGGCCCGGCGTACGTCTATCTCTTCGCCAAATCGCTTGCCGACGCTGCCGTTGCACAGGGCCTGCCGGCGGAACTGGCGCTCAGGATGGCGCTCAAGACGATTCGCGGCGCGGAGGAGAATATGCGCCGCTCTCCGATGAAGGCCGAGGAGCTGATTCGTATCGTCGCTTCGCCGGGCGGCACAACCGAAGCCGCGCTGAAACAATTAGGCGCGGACGGCTTTTCTGATATCGTGGCGCATGCGATACAGGCCGCTGCCGAGCGTTCGCGCGAACTCGGACGCGTCAGCTAG
- a CDS encoding YggS family pyridoxal phosphate-dependent enzyme, producing MLSHSEIATRIAAVRERIARAAGRAGRDPEAVRLVLATKTQPPEALRAAYAAGAREFGENYVQEAAAKQDLLAELDDLRWHLIGHLQTNKAREAANRFALIHGLDTARLARALARARPAARVPVLIEVNLGGEASKSGVAPDAAERLVEDARATVEILGLMTIPPPAPDAERSREHFAALRAMRDRLAAATGLALSELSMGMTDDFEVAIEEGATIVRVGRAIFGERMR from the coding sequence ATGCTGTCCCATAGCGAGATTGCGACGCGGATTGCGGCGGTGCGCGAGCGGATAGCGCGCGCGGCCGGCCGCGCCGGGCGCGACCCGGAGGCGGTCAGGCTCGTGCTGGCCACCAAGACGCAGCCGCCCGAGGCGCTGCGCGCGGCTTACGCAGCTGGCGCGCGCGAATTCGGCGAGAACTACGTGCAGGAGGCCGCCGCCAAACAGGACTTGCTCGCGGAGCTGGACGATCTGCGATGGCATCTCATCGGCCATCTGCAGACCAACAAGGCGCGCGAGGCTGCAAATCGCTTCGCCCTCATCCATGGCCTGGATACCGCACGCCTTGCCCGCGCCCTTGCCCGCGCGCGTCCCGCGGCCCGCGTCCCCGTGCTGATCGAAGTCAACCTCGGAGGCGAAGCGTCCAAAAGCGGTGTCGCGCCGGACGCAGCCGAACGCCTCGTCGAAGACGCGCGCGCAACGGTCGAAATCCTCGGCCTGATGACAATTCCGCCGCCCGCGCCCGACGCGGAGCGCTCGCGCGAGCATTTCGCCGCGCTGCGCGCGATGCGCGATCGGCTTGCGGCGGCGACCGGCCTTGCGCTAAGCGAGCTTTCCATGGGAATGACCGACGATTTCGAGGTTGCGATCGAAGAGGGCGCGACGATCGTGCGGGTGGGCCGCGCGATCTTCGGCGAACGCATGCGATGA
- a CDS encoding Maf family protein, giving the protein MNTRLILASTSPRRRDLLAAAGVEFELAESGVAEERRPDEPAAKFALRMAEEKALAVSWRAADALVLGADTVVDCGGEILGKPRDYADAHRMLRSLSGVIHVVVTAFALARGGRIAESRAISSRVRFRELGDEEIHAYIRTGEPMDKAGAYGIQAEGAGLVVEVEGERDNVMGLPVAEVLAALRRNLALR; this is encoded by the coding sequence TTGAACACCAGACTGATTCTCGCCTCGACCTCGCCGCGGCGGCGTGATTTGCTCGCGGCGGCCGGCGTGGAGTTCGAGCTTGCAGAAAGCGGCGTCGCGGAGGAGCGCCGCCCGGACGAGCCTGCGGCAAAGTTCGCGCTCCGGATGGCCGAGGAGAAGGCGCTCGCGGTCTCGTGGCGGGCGGCCGATGCGCTGGTGCTGGGCGCCGACACGGTAGTCGATTGCGGAGGCGAAATCCTGGGCAAGCCGCGCGACTACGCCGACGCGCATCGCATGCTGCGCTCGCTCTCGGGCGTCATTCACGTCGTGGTTACGGCATTCGCGCTCGCGCGCGGCGGGCGCATCGCCGAGAGCCGCGCGATCTCGAGCCGGGTGCGCTTCCGCGAGCTCGGGGACGAGGAAATCCACGCGTACATCCGCACCGGCGAGCCGATGGACAAGGCAGGCGCCTACGGCATCCAGGCCGAGGGCGCGGGCCTGGTGGTCGAGGTCGAAGGCGAGCGCGACAACGTGATGGGCCTGCCGGTGGCGGAAGTGCTGGCGGCGCTGCGGCGCAATTTGGCTCTGCGATAG